The Helicobacter pylori genome includes a window with the following:
- the edd gene encoding phosphogluconate dehydratase, with protein sequence MPKHSLEQIKEKITERSKKTRELYLENIFNPKNQPKIESLGCANIAHVTASMPEHLKMPLGSHKRKHFAIITAYNDMLSAHQPFKNYPDWIKKELQEHNAYASVASGVPAMCDGITQGYDGMELSLFSRDVIALSTAVGLSHNVFDGAFFLGVCDKIVPGLLIGALSFGNLASVFVPSGPMVSGIENYKKAKARQDFAMGKINREELLKVEMQSYHDVGTCTFYGTANSNQMMMEFMGLHVANSSFINPNNPLRKVLVEESAKRLASGEVLPLAKLIDEKSILNALIGLMATGGSTNHTLHLIAIARSCGVILNWDDFDAVSNLIPLLAKVYPNGSADVNAFEACGGLAFVIKELLKEGLLFEDVHTIMDTKTQKGMQNYTKTPFLENGQLAYKDAVNHSLNTDILRPVSEPFAANGGLKILKGNLGRAVIKISAIKDEHRKVKARAIVFKTQSEFLERFKNKELERDFVAVLPFQGPKSNGMPELHKLTTNLGALQDMGYKVALVTDGRMSGASGKVPSAIHLSPEGALNGAIIKIKDGDLIELDAPNNALNVLEKDFEKRGINPLFLETLENLEKPSFGLGRELFTSLRLNANTAEEGGMSFGIKV encoded by the coding sequence ATGCCTAAGCATTCTTTAGAACAAATCAAAGAAAAAATTACAGAGCGTAGCAAAAAAACCAGAGAGCTTTATTTAGAAAATATCTTTAACCCTAAAAACCAGCCCAAGATTGAGAGCTTGGGTTGTGCGAATATTGCGCATGTTACAGCGAGCATGCCAGAGCATTTAAAAATGCCTTTAGGTTCGCATAAAAGAAAGCATTTTGCGATTATCACGGCTTATAACGACATGCTTTCAGCCCACCAACCTTTTAAAAATTACCCTGACTGGATTAAAAAAGAGTTGCAAGAGCATAACGCTTATGCGAGCGTCGCTAGTGGGGTGCCAGCGATGTGTGATGGTATCACGCAGGGTTATGATGGCATGGAATTGAGCTTATTCAGTAGAGATGTGATCGCTTTAAGCACCGCCGTGGGATTAAGCCATAATGTTTTTGACGGGGCGTTTTTTTTGGGCGTGTGCGATAAAATCGTGCCAGGCTTACTCATAGGAGCGTTAAGCTTTGGGAATTTAGCGAGCGTGTTTGTGCCAAGCGGGCCTATGGTGAGCGGGATAGAAAATTATAAAAAAGCCAAAGCACGCCAGGATTTTGCAATGGGAAAGATCAACAGAGAAGAGCTTTTAAAAGTGGAAATGCAAAGCTATCATGATGTGGGCACTTGCACTTTTTATGGCACGGCTAATTCTAATCAAATGATGATGGAGTTTATGGGGTTGCATGTAGCTAATTCTAGCTTTATCAACCCTAACAATCCCTTACGGAAGGTTTTAGTAGAAGAGAGCGCCAAAAGATTAGCGAGCGGGGAAGTCCTGCCTTTAGCCAAACTCATTGATGAAAAAAGCATTCTTAACGCTCTTATAGGCTTAATGGCAACCGGAGGTTCTACTAACCACACTTTACATTTGATTGCTATCGCTAGATCTTGTGGGGTGATTCTCAATTGGGACGATTTTGACGCTGTTTCTAATCTCATACCCCTTTTAGCTAAAGTCTATCCTAACGGATCGGCGGATGTGAATGCTTTTGAAGCGTGTGGGGGATTAGCGTTTGTCATCAAAGAATTGTTAAAAGAGGGGCTTTTATTTGAAGATGTGCATACCATTATGGATACCAAAACGCAAAAAGGCATGCAAAATTACACCAAAACCCCCTTTTTGGAAAACGGCCAATTGGCGTATAAAGACGCTGTCAATCATAGCTTGAATACGGACATTTTACGCCCTGTTAGCGAGCCTTTTGCCGCTAATGGGGGGCTTAAAATCTTAAAGGGTAATTTAGGGCGGGCCGTGATTAAAATCTCAGCCATTAAAGATGAGCACAGGAAAGTCAAGGCCAGAGCGATTGTTTTTAAAACCCAAAGCGAATTTTTGGAACGCTTTAAAAATAAAGAATTAGAAAGGGACTTTGTGGCTGTCTTGCCTTTCCAAGGGCCTAAGTCTAACGGCATGCCAGAATTGCACAAACTCACCACGAATTTAGGGGCTTTGCAGGATATGGGCTATAAGGTTGCGCTGGTTACGGATGGGCGCATGAGCGGGGCGAGCGGGAAAGTGCCTAGTGCGATCCATTTAAGCCCTGAGGGAGCGTTAAACGGGGCGATCATTAAGATTAAAGATGGCGATTTGATAGAATTAGACGCTCCTAATAACGCTTTGAATGTGCTTGAAAAGGATTTTGAAAAGAGAGGCATCAACCCCTTGTTTTTAGAAACCTTAGAAAATTTAGAGAAGCCTAGTTTTGGGTTGGGTAGGGAATTGTTTACAAGCTTGAGATTGAATGCCAATACCGCTGAAGAGGGCGGCATGAGTTTTGGTATAAAGGTATAA